In Ancylomarina subtilis, the genomic stretch AAACGGTCAAAGGTGATAAGATAGGATTGGCTTGAATCTGTGAGATTTGTACTCAGAAGAATCATTATTGTCAAAATCTTATTAATTTTGCATGATTACACTAGAATTTGAGAAATGGAAGAGAATTTTGAACATCCGGTTTACGATAAAAATACAATAGAATTTGTGACTGTTGCTAATGAGTTTTGCATACTCCTGGAATCGAGTGGCAAAATTTCTAAAATGGATTTCATAGAACGTGCACAAAAACTATTGCCTCTCTTGTACTTAAAGGCAAGTTTGTTGCCTAAGGTGGAGAACGAGTTTGAAGGAGAGATAGAAAAATTTGTAGGAGAAGGTGATTGGGAATATATCAGAACGGCCGTACTTGAGAAGATGGGGGCTAATGATGAATATCTTGAGGTATTTGATGATGGTATGCGTGATAGCGATGAGCCTATAGTGGCCTCAATTTCTGAGAATTTTGCCGATATTTATCAGGATCTTAAAGACTTTTTGACCTCATATCGTATTGCAAGCGTCGAAATTATGAATGATGCCCTTTGGGATTTGAATACTAATTTCCACCAGTATTGGGGACAATCTATCGTTAACTCATTGCGTGCGATTCATTATTTATTAGCTCATCCGGAAAAATTGGAAGATGATCTGAATGAACAAGGACCATCTTCTTTAGATCGGTTAGATATGAGCCAGTCAATTTTCTCGCAGCGCCAGCAACAGTGGGGAGATGAAGAAGAATAGCTATTAGTTAGCCAATAATATGACCAGCCTGCAGATGATCAGCGGACGATGAAAAATATAAGGAATGATCAGTTTTCAGAAGAGTATAACAAAAGAAGAAATAAATGAACTCCCTTTAGAAGCTTTCGAAGGTGAAATCGTTATAATAGACAGTAATGAAGGCTTAGATGAGGCTGTTGAGTATTTGAAGCAATTTCCGGTTTTGGGTTTCGATACAGAGACCAAACCCTCCTTTACCAAAGGGAGTATGAAC encodes the following:
- a CDS encoding DUF5063 domain-containing protein codes for the protein MEENFEHPVYDKNTIEFVTVANEFCILLESSGKISKMDFIERAQKLLPLLYLKASLLPKVENEFEGEIEKFVGEGDWEYIRTAVLEKMGANDEYLEVFDDGMRDSDEPIVASISENFADIYQDLKDFLTSYRIASVEIMNDALWDLNTNFHQYWGQSIVNSLRAIHYLLAHPEKLEDDLNEQGPSSLDRLDMSQSIFSQRQQQWGDEEE